A portion of the Acidisarcina polymorpha genome contains these proteins:
- a CDS encoding carboxypeptidase-like regulatory domain-containing protein: MKLRIPFFTICLLLVAGPIPVTVQLHAQATTASIHGIVTDSTGAVLPDATVTVVNTSTSISAIQETDSKGYFIFPDLHIGGPYTVTVGKDGFRKFVSTGIMLDLSSAREVEAKLEIGASSQTVQVNSATIQVETADVQLKHVIGAAELEELPTLGRDAVQLQKTAPGVVEANDREGTFSTNGSQTQENSYLLDGTDINDILLNQPGITVNPDALAEVNIISSTLDPQFSRNSGAIVDEALKSGTNQFHGNGFEFYRDTFLNNGNYFSATRPVFHQNVFGGTLGGPILRNRAFFFVAYQGLRNRTAQTQLTQVFSSDQRSGNFSTDGGFSNNPIPFPGGLQGPTGFCPAGTTWKQCFPNGQIPASEFNPIATSLLNKYVPPANFTSGGINYYNFNAPNTAGDDQGIIRIDDQLTAKDTLWASTIFDSNPSTNTLPLPSTESTGTGANLPGFAADNSSHIKLFNASWTHIFNSNTLNELRAGYFRYNFAELEPAASTLAAPSSFGFNIVPQDAAAATLPFMNVNGYFALGFSTNGPQPRKDENYTYFDNFSKVAGSHNLKFGASVERFVFSNPYYSDNSGYFNFVGSGTYSTGDPAADFLLGVPATYNQGSGFFVDVRASQYYAYAQDHWRVSDTLTLAYGIGYDAETPFENLQYGGVGVTCWLPNNAQSKVFPNAPPGLLYPGDPGCNRNGGPTTHWNHFSPRAGFAWSPNGEIGALTGASGQHSLVVRGGFGVYWNRPQSEGTQENSNDAPFSLNSLGAAGMGGSPSFANPFQDIAGTPGASYPTNPFPYTVPKPGPNVSFSSLYPLEMDNLTSEFDVPYTYNFNLNVQRALPSNMVLTVGYVGSLGRKLMRAGDGNRTTQAGHDACLSGTGTGAPIVLGNNTFSCVQLANAQSLYFPGNKTQPAVVPGSQIPGLFPNGLPYYLSIGGMYTNGASSYNSLQVSLAKTPTRGLYFALAYTYSHALDNASGLEDSVANGYGSNYVPGFEHLSYGDSAYDARHRFVGLYNYEIPVPHAMTSNPGARWALAGWHLSGVTALQAGFPVTIYDAGVYNSLYCDQFSFVNCPDVPNTSTFHIKTLNPRHAGNYWFNPATFSQEPIGTFGNVKRNFFHGPGFNYSNIEIYKNLPVGGADSRQYIQLRLEAYNAFNHANFANPNGNFGAGSPAFGSINSVDQPVSTSGDPQPGRAIQLAGKFYF; encoded by the coding sequence ATGAAGTTGCGCATTCCGTTCTTTACCATATGCCTGTTGCTAGTAGCGGGACCCATCCCTGTGACAGTACAATTGCACGCGCAAGCTACCACCGCTTCTATTCACGGCATCGTTACCGATTCCACTGGCGCGGTGCTTCCAGATGCGACCGTCACAGTTGTGAACACCAGCACAAGTATTTCGGCCATCCAGGAAACCGACAGCAAAGGCTATTTCATTTTTCCTGATCTTCACATTGGTGGTCCATACACGGTTACCGTTGGCAAAGACGGCTTTCGGAAGTTCGTTTCGACGGGAATCATGCTGGATTTAAGTTCCGCGCGGGAAGTAGAAGCCAAGCTTGAGATCGGGGCATCATCACAGACGGTCCAGGTGAATTCAGCCACAATCCAGGTAGAGACAGCCGATGTGCAGCTCAAGCACGTGATCGGCGCCGCCGAACTCGAAGAGTTGCCGACCCTCGGCCGCGATGCCGTCCAGTTGCAAAAAACCGCGCCGGGCGTTGTAGAAGCAAACGATCGTGAGGGCACTTTCTCTACGAACGGAAGCCAGACGCAGGAGAATTCGTATCTGCTGGATGGCACCGACATCAACGACATTCTGCTGAACCAGCCCGGCATCACGGTGAATCCGGATGCGCTGGCCGAGGTAAATATCATCTCGAGCACGCTCGATCCTCAGTTCAGCCGCAACTCCGGAGCCATTGTCGACGAAGCTCTGAAGAGCGGCACCAACCAGTTTCACGGGAACGGATTCGAGTTCTATCGCGACACATTCCTCAATAATGGCAACTACTTCTCGGCAACTCGGCCAGTGTTTCACCAGAACGTCTTTGGAGGCACGCTGGGGGGACCTATCCTTCGCAATCGCGCATTCTTCTTCGTCGCTTACCAGGGTCTCAGGAATCGCACCGCGCAAACCCAGCTCACTCAGGTATTCAGCAGCGATCAGAGAAGCGGAAACTTCTCTACCGACGGGGGATTCTCGAACAACCCGATTCCGTTTCCCGGCGGACTACAGGGGCCGACAGGCTTTTGTCCCGCCGGAACAACATGGAAGCAGTGCTTCCCAAATGGCCAGATTCCCGCGTCGGAGTTTAATCCGATTGCCACAAGTCTGCTCAACAAGTATGTTCCCCCGGCCAACTTCACCAGCGGCGGCATCAACTACTACAACTTCAATGCCCCGAACACCGCCGGCGACGATCAAGGCATCATTCGCATCGACGATCAACTCACAGCAAAAGACACACTCTGGGCCTCAACGATCTTCGATTCAAACCCGAGCACGAATACATTGCCACTGCCCTCGACTGAATCGACAGGTACGGGAGCCAATCTGCCTGGCTTTGCGGCTGACAACTCATCCCACATCAAACTTTTCAACGCTTCGTGGACGCATATCTTCAATAGCAACACATTGAATGAACTGCGCGCTGGATATTTCCGGTACAACTTCGCTGAGCTGGAACCGGCAGCATCTACGCTCGCCGCTCCGTCCTCGTTCGGATTCAATATTGTTCCGCAGGACGCAGCTGCCGCCACACTGCCCTTCATGAATGTCAATGGATATTTCGCCCTGGGTTTCAGTACCAATGGGCCGCAACCCCGCAAGGATGAAAACTACACATACTTCGACAACTTCAGCAAGGTGGCCGGAAGTCATAACTTGAAATTCGGAGCTAGCGTCGAACGCTTCGTGTTTAGCAACCCGTACTATTCCGACAATAGCGGATATTTCAATTTTGTTGGCTCCGGCACCTATAGCACTGGCGACCCGGCCGCCGACTTTCTGCTTGGCGTTCCAGCGACCTATAACCAGGGATCGGGTTTCTTTGTGGATGTCAGGGCCTCGCAATATTATGCATATGCGCAGGACCACTGGAGGGTCTCCGATACTCTCACATTGGCTTACGGAATTGGATATGACGCAGAGACTCCGTTCGAGAACCTCCAATATGGGGGAGTGGGCGTAACCTGCTGGCTGCCCAACAATGCGCAATCCAAGGTCTTCCCCAACGCGCCTCCAGGGCTGCTGTACCCAGGCGACCCGGGATGCAATCGAAACGGCGGACCGACAACTCACTGGAATCATTTTTCGCCGCGCGCCGGGTTTGCCTGGTCTCCCAATGGAGAGATCGGTGCGCTCACCGGCGCCTCGGGCCAACACTCGCTTGTCGTCCGGGGCGGCTTTGGCGTGTATTGGAACCGTCCGCAAAGTGAAGGTACGCAGGAGAACTCGAACGATGCCCCATTTTCCCTGAACAGCTTGGGCGCAGCAGGCATGGGAGGCAGCCCAAGTTTTGCAAATCCATTCCAGGATATCGCTGGCACCCCAGGAGCGTCTTACCCAACAAATCCGTTTCCCTATACAGTGCCGAAGCCGGGTCCGAATGTGAGCTTCTCCTCTCTCTATCCACTGGAGATGGACAATCTCACTTCCGAGTTCGACGTTCCGTACACTTATAACTTCAACCTGAATGTACAGCGCGCTCTGCCCAGCAACATGGTGCTCACCGTGGGCTATGTTGGTTCCCTCGGCAGGAAGCTGATGCGCGCAGGGGATGGGAACCGGACGACGCAGGCAGGCCACGATGCATGTCTGAGCGGAACAGGAACGGGCGCGCCAATTGTGCTGGGCAACAACACATTCTCCTGCGTGCAACTGGCCAACGCGCAGTCTCTCTATTTCCCCGGCAATAAGACACAGCCGGCAGTGGTTCCCGGTTCCCAGATCCCGGGACTGTTTCCCAATGGCCTGCCTTACTACCTATCCATTGGCGGCATGTACACCAACGGCGCTTCCAGTTACAACTCGCTGCAGGTCTCCCTGGCGAAGACTCCCACTCGTGGACTGTACTTCGCTCTTGCGTATACCTATAGTCACGCACTGGATAATGCCTCCGGTTTGGAGGATTCAGTAGCAAACGGCTACGGCAGTAACTATGTTCCCGGCTTCGAGCATTTGAGTTATGGCGATTCTGCTTACGATGCGCGTCATCGATTCGTGGGGCTATACAACTACGAGATACCAGTGCCGCATGCCATGACTAGCAATCCCGGCGCACGATGGGCATTGGCAGGTTGGCATCTCTCTGGAGTTACTGCGCTGCAGGCGGGATTCCCGGTCACCATCTATGACGCGGGAGTTTACAACTCGCTTTATTGCGACCAGTTCAGCTTTGTGAATTGTCCAGATGTCCCTAACACGTCGACATTCCACATCAAGACGCTGAACCCCAGGCACGCCGGTAATTATTGGTTCAATCCCGCGACGTTCTCCCAGGAGCCTATTGGCACCTTTGGAAATGTGAAGCGGAACTTCTTCCACGGGCCCGGATTCAACTACTCCAACATAGAGATTTACAAGAACCTGCCGGTGGGAGGGGCTGACAGCCGGCAGTATATCCAACTGCGACTAGAAGCCTACAACGCCTTCAATCATGCGAATTTCGCAAATCCAAATGGCAACTTCGGCGCAGGCTCTCCCGCGTTCGGATCAATCAACTCCGTCGATCAGCCTGTGAGTACCAGCGGTGATCCTCAGCCGGGGCGCGCCATTCAGCTTGCAGGCAAATTCTATTTCTAG
- a CDS encoding MFS transporter: MSERTTQRAESENSLHYAGWGVVAAAFAGVMVSFAPIVPYTFSLFLNPLHAAFGWRREAIGGSFALAAITVALVSPLIGLLLDRLPPRRIILPSILIFALALASLSRLGPNLRQFYLSFFVLGLVANGTAQFAYARTVLSWFYKHRGLALALVLTGSGVGSILIPPLTQWTIEHHGWRAAYLMLGCIALLGLPLTALLVRNRPDAVVADDRPAVSGATVAAALRSGPFWILASIIMLSAFSENGLVTNLAAIVTEHGVSARTAALALSVRGGAGIGGRLCVGFLIDRFSPQRIQTFVLLLSAVGALVLAFAHTSPVVLIGAAVLGVGLGSEADVAPYLLAHYFGRKHFSVLYGLTWTAYAIGGATGPMAIGHWYDRAGFYQPRFIVYLACVAFAAVAISLLLRRNSTHISNDADKMVPAGAVFLED; the protein is encoded by the coding sequence ATGAGCGAAAGAACCACTCAGCGAGCAGAGAGCGAGAACTCCCTTCACTATGCCGGGTGGGGAGTGGTTGCTGCCGCTTTTGCAGGCGTGATGGTGAGCTTTGCTCCCATCGTTCCTTATACCTTCAGCCTCTTCCTGAATCCGCTGCATGCGGCGTTTGGCTGGAGGCGCGAAGCCATCGGGGGCAGCTTCGCGCTCGCAGCAATTACCGTCGCTTTGGTTTCTCCACTTATAGGGCTTCTGCTCGATCGCCTTCCGCCGCGCCGCATCATCCTGCCTTCGATTCTCATCTTCGCGTTGGCGCTCGCATCCCTAAGCAGGCTTGGACCAAACCTAAGGCAGTTCTATCTCTCATTTTTTGTGCTGGGGCTTGTCGCCAACGGCACCGCACAGTTTGCGTATGCGCGTACCGTTCTCTCGTGGTTTTACAAGCACCGAGGTCTCGCTCTTGCGCTGGTGCTCACCGGCAGCGGGGTTGGTTCGATTCTTATCCCTCCACTTACTCAATGGACGATTGAACATCATGGATGGCGCGCCGCCTACCTGATGCTGGGCTGTATCGCTTTGCTGGGTCTTCCGCTAACGGCGCTGCTGGTTCGCAACCGGCCTGATGCGGTGGTGGCGGACGATCGCCCGGCAGTCTCCGGCGCCACGGTTGCCGCCGCCTTACGGAGTGGACCCTTTTGGATTTTGGCCTCTATCATCATGCTCTCTGCGTTCAGCGAGAACGGGCTGGTTACGAACCTGGCAGCAATCGTCACCGAACACGGCGTGAGCGCGCGGACCGCTGCGCTTGCCCTCTCGGTCCGAGGCGGCGCCGGCATTGGAGGCAGGCTTTGCGTCGGATTTCTTATTGACCGCTTCTCGCCGCAGCGCATTCAAACATTCGTTCTACTGCTGTCGGCAGTTGGCGCGCTGGTGCTTGCTTTCGCACATACATCCCCGGTGGTGCTGATTGGAGCGGCGGTGTTGGGGGTAGGTCTGGGCAGCGAAGCCGATGTCGCGCCATATTTGCTCGCGCATTATTTCGGCCGGAAGCACTTCTCCGTTCTATACGGATTGACGTGGACAGCGTATGCCATTGGCGGAGCGACCGGCCCCATGGCGATCGGACACTGGTATGATCGCGCGGGCTTCTATCAACCTCGCTTCATCGTGTACCTTGCATGCGTCGCCTTTGCAGCCGTCGCCATCAGCCTGCTACTGCGGCGCAACTCTACGCATATCTCGAATGATGCCGACAAGATGGTTCCAGCAGGCGCAGTGTTTCTCGAAGATTAA
- a CDS encoding glycoside hydrolase family 44 protein: MVTKLQSLFAVFSLAAALWNSANGHAQTTPVLSVNAAANQHAINPNIYGIASYGLDASFAQEIQVPNVRWGGDGASRYNWEVDSSNSGFDWYFMGGSGVSNPVPSASADLMINTYKSANAGALITIPIIPYVNNSSAWSCSFPTSIYGAQQSTNPYVHPNGEDCGNSISSTGAQLTDIDIVANNLPNSTALQQGWLRHLVSTFGAAAQGGVPFYQLDNEPSGWGNTHRDIEPNGANYKTIISLGQQYAAAIKQVDPTATVLGPSDFTLGGWVGTPSLQNNLYAGQYYLQKMATYNRANGKRILDYFDEHYYPQFTDATSQLASTRTFWDPTYNGGTWVEQYDFDGPMQLIPRFQQWIAQYYPGTGLSFSEYSIDSGNKLITDGLAEADVLGIFGWQQVDLANMWSPPAPTDPIAYAFRLYRNYDGLGSQFGATSISAGSSDPAALPIYGAFRSSDGSLTLVVLNKTTAATPTTLSLGNFSAAGSAAIYSYSNADLTQITSQGNVSLVANSLTYTYPAYSATMIVVAPPLGEAVGASSRALQFGTAPFGTSTSLSLNLTNHSSAGAVTATASINGPSYLLSANGCKAGIKPGNSCALQVAFSPVKIGPHNDILTITPSAGPAISVELSGIASAAAVSILPASGLAFGTIAFGTTATLPLTIKNVASAGAVTATETINGPSYKVLANNCLTGVTEGQTCTMQVEFDPRSAAPHNDVMTITTNSGDVYRVNLTGVASQP; the protein is encoded by the coding sequence ATGGTTACCAAGCTGCAAAGCCTTTTCGCCGTATTTTCACTTGCTGCAGCCCTCTGGAACAGTGCCAATGGACACGCACAGACAACTCCCGTTCTCTCCGTCAATGCGGCCGCCAATCAGCATGCCATCAATCCGAACATCTATGGCATCGCCAGCTATGGGCTGGATGCCAGCTTCGCTCAGGAGATCCAGGTGCCGAATGTTCGCTGGGGCGGGGACGGCGCCTCTCGCTACAACTGGGAGGTAGACTCAAGCAACTCCGGTTTTGACTGGTACTTCATGGGCGGCAGCGGAGTGAGTAATCCCGTCCCAAGCGCTTCGGCGGATCTTATGATCAATACCTATAAATCGGCAAATGCTGGCGCGCTGATCACGATTCCCATCATTCCGTATGTAAACAACAGCTCTGCCTGGAGCTGCAGCTTTCCGACTTCGATCTACGGCGCGCAGCAGTCGACCAATCCGTATGTGCACCCCAATGGAGAAGACTGCGGCAACAGTATTTCGTCAACCGGCGCTCAGCTGACCGACATCGATATAGTGGCCAACAATCTTCCCAACTCCACAGCGCTGCAGCAGGGCTGGCTGCGACACCTGGTGTCTACGTTCGGCGCCGCGGCTCAGGGCGGCGTGCCCTTCTACCAGCTTGATAATGAACCTAGCGGCTGGGGCAATACCCATCGCGATATCGAGCCGAATGGCGCAAACTACAAGACCATTATCTCGCTTGGACAGCAGTACGCTGCGGCGATCAAGCAGGTGGATCCTACTGCGACGGTGCTTGGACCCTCCGATTTCACGCTCGGCGGCTGGGTTGGAACGCCCAGCCTGCAGAACAACCTCTATGCGGGCCAGTATTACCTGCAGAAAATGGCTACTTATAACCGGGCGAACGGCAAGCGCATTCTTGATTATTTCGATGAACACTACTATCCGCAATTTACCGATGCTACCTCACAGCTCGCCTCAACACGCACCTTCTGGGACCCGACCTACAACGGAGGCACGTGGGTGGAGCAATATGATTTCGATGGTCCCATGCAACTGATTCCACGTTTCCAGCAGTGGATCGCCCAATACTACCCGGGAACCGGATTATCGTTTTCAGAATATTCGATCGACAGCGGCAACAAGCTCATCACCGATGGGCTGGCCGAGGCCGACGTGCTCGGAATCTTCGGCTGGCAACAAGTGGATCTGGCTAACATGTGGAGTCCGCCCGCGCCGACTGATCCCATCGCGTACGCTTTTCGCCTCTACCGCAACTACGATGGACTCGGCAGCCAGTTTGGCGCCACCAGCATTTCGGCCGGCAGCAGCGACCCGGCCGCACTTCCGATCTACGGAGCGTTTCGCTCCTCCGACGGCTCCCTCACTTTGGTGGTGCTGAACAAGACCACAGCGGCGACCCCGACGACGCTTTCTTTAGGCAACTTCAGCGCTGCAGGCTCGGCTGCGATCTACAGCTACAGCAACGCCGACCTAACCCAGATCACATCGCAAGGCAACGTGTCGCTGGTTGCAAACTCGCTGACTTACACTTATCCCGCTTACTCCGCGACCATGATCGTCGTTGCTCCCCCGTTGGGCGAGGCGGTGGGCGCGTCAAGCAGGGCGCTGCAGTTTGGGACCGCTCCCTTCGGCACCAGCACAAGCCTTTCACTCAACCTTACGAACCACTCCTCAGCAGGCGCGGTGACCGCAACCGCGTCGATTAATGGACCGAGTTATCTGCTTTCCGCCAACGGCTGTAAGGCCGGGATTAAGCCAGGCAACAGCTGTGCGTTGCAGGTCGCATTTTCTCCGGTAAAGATAGGACCTCATAACGACATCCTGACCATAACCCCGAGTGCCGGACCGGCCATCTCGGTCGAGCTGAGCGGCATTGCTTCGGCTGCGGCAGTTTCTATTTTGCCCGCGTCTGGTCTGGCATTTGGAACGATCGCCTTTGGCACGACGGCCACCCTGCCGCTTACCATCAAGAATGTCGCCTCGGCTGGCGCAGTAACTGCAACCGAAACCATCAACGGACCCAGCTATAAGGTGCTCGCCAACAACTGCCTCACCGGAGTGACCGAGGGCCAGACATGCACGATGCAAGTCGAATTTGATCCGCGCTCTGCCGCCCCGCACAATGACGTCATGACCATCACGACGAATTCCGGGGATGTATACCGGGTAAACCTTACGGGAGTCGCCTCTCAGCCATAA
- a CDS encoding FAD-dependent monooxygenase: MPRRHSSSLPNRSTTRAATARQQKDILREHFRKEGWEVPRLLKHLDSATDFYFDSVSQVKMDRWSAGRCVLLGDAAWCASPLSGMGTGMAVVGAYVLAGELAEADGDYHLTFERYESEMRDFVAKCQGIADGGTDWIVPRTRFRLWLNTQMWKILPYTPWKNMMIEVPLKIGNSIHPKHYSVGAGVKLT, translated from the coding sequence ATGCCAAGGCGTCATTCTTCTTCGCTTCCGAACCGCTCGACTACGCGCGCCGCGACAGCGCGGCAGCAAAAGGACATCCTGCGCGAACACTTCCGCAAGGAAGGCTGGGAAGTACCTCGACTGCTTAAGCACCTGGACAGCGCGACTGACTTCTATTTTGATTCAGTGAGCCAGGTAAAGATGGACCGCTGGTCCGCTGGTCGCTGCGTTTTGCTCGGAGATGCGGCCTGGTGCGCCTCTCCGCTCTCTGGTATGGGGACCGGGATGGCGGTAGTGGGAGCCTATGTCCTAGCCGGCGAGTTGGCGGAGGCGGATGGGGACTATCATTTGACATTCGAGAGATATGAGAGCGAAATGCGCGACTTCGTAGCGAAGTGCCAGGGGATCGCGGATGGGGGAACCGACTGGATTGTGCCGCGAACTCGTTTCCGTCTCTGGTTAAACACACAAATGTGGAAGATTTTGCCCTACACTCCGTGGAAAAACATGATGATCGAGGTTCCTTTGAAGATCGGGAATTCGATCCATCCCAAGCACTATAGCGTCGGGGCGGGAGTGAAACTGACATAG
- a CDS encoding VOC family protein, with protein MSTTLEGRLQIGSIVIHCYEFNRMVEFWQEALHYVPRGPAEHGWMVLCDPKRHGPNLSFQARDSHAPHRSSIHLDLYSPDQDAEVERLLALGVRRYPWRYHPGADFVFLEDPDGNLFCVVQRT; from the coding sequence TTGTCAACGACACTGGAGGGCCGCCTGCAGATTGGTTCAATTGTGATCCATTGCTATGAGTTCAATCGCATGGTCGAATTCTGGCAAGAGGCTCTTCATTATGTTCCGCGAGGTCCCGCGGAGCACGGCTGGATGGTTCTGTGCGATCCCAAGAGGCACGGGCCGAACTTGTCGTTCCAGGCTCGCGACTCCCACGCGCCCCACCGCAGTTCGATTCACCTGGACCTCTATTCGCCGGATCAAGACGCTGAGGTCGAGCGATTGCTGGCACTGGGAGTGCGCCGTTATCCGTGGAGGTACCACCCCGGCGCTGATTTTGTGTTCTTGGAGGATCCGGATGGCAATCTTTTTTGCGTGGTTCAACGTACCTGA
- a CDS encoding amidohydrolase family protein has protein sequence MRVLVAGAGGAIGQQLIPLLTGAGHAVGALLRSERKRDALLAMGAIPFFADALNSSAVRAIVERFVSQSFTSSIAPFAIYLPALVTVRLINRNANELTIRSLRIGTIVLALFLFGLGPASRAQDLAIMHATVYSAPDAPARRDVTVVIRHGVIAEVGKHPRMPRDIETISCQGCVALAGFWNAHVHFMEPKWNEAANQPVDKLDRQMSEMLNRSGFTTVVDTGSDGENTVALRRRVQSGEVLGPRIITAGIPLFPAHALPYYLDVLPADVKAKMAQPETAADAIIDVDNNRAAGYDIVKLFTGSIVSPDHITPMKVSIARAAVEEAHKHEQLVFAHSSNLEGTKVAIDAGVDVLAHTPEVTSGIDETMLRRMIAQHMTIIPTLKLFSRDDNIANIRGLAFRYHQLGGRLVYGTDTGFLQDYDQSEEFRQLVQAGLGFRDVLAMLTTAPAELFHLSQREGKVMPGMRGDLTILSEDPASGRPEAFTTVRYTIRGGKVIWRSN, from the coding sequence ATGCGGGTTCTGGTCGCAGGCGCCGGTGGTGCGATAGGTCAACAGTTGATTCCGCTGCTCACGGGCGCCGGGCATGCTGTTGGAGCACTGCTCAGGTCAGAGCGCAAACGAGATGCTCTTCTGGCAATGGGCGCTATCCCATTCTTCGCAGACGCACTCAACTCATCAGCGGTGCGCGCCATTGTCGAAAGGTTTGTATCACAGAGTTTTACTAGTTCGATAGCCCCATTCGCGATTTATCTGCCGGCGTTAGTAACTGTTCGCCTTATAAACCGGAACGCTAATGAGCTAACGATCAGGAGCTTGCGTATCGGGACTATTGTCCTCGCTTTGTTCCTGTTCGGCTTGGGTCCAGCTAGTCGAGCACAGGATCTGGCGATTATGCACGCCACTGTCTATTCCGCGCCAGACGCGCCGGCGCGACGGGACGTGACAGTAGTGATTCGTCACGGAGTCATCGCGGAGGTGGGGAAGCATCCACGCATGCCCAGGGACATCGAGACGATTTCCTGCCAAGGCTGCGTTGCGCTTGCCGGTTTCTGGAATGCGCATGTGCATTTCATGGAGCCGAAGTGGAATGAAGCCGCGAATCAACCCGTAGATAAATTGGACCGCCAGATGAGCGAGATGCTCAACCGCTCGGGCTTCACGACGGTGGTGGATACCGGCTCAGACGGAGAGAATACGGTAGCACTGCGGCGGCGCGTCCAGAGCGGCGAAGTCTTGGGGCCGCGCATCATTACCGCGGGCATCCCGCTCTTTCCCGCGCATGCGCTGCCGTATTACCTGGATGTGCTACCCGCGGACGTCAAGGCAAAGATGGCTCAACCTGAGACGGCCGCGGACGCGATCATAGATGTTGATAATAACCGAGCAGCTGGATACGACATCGTAAAGCTCTTCACCGGTTCGATTGTGAGTCCCGATCACATCACTCCGATGAAAGTGTCGATCGCGCGTGCAGCAGTCGAAGAGGCACATAAACACGAACAGCTGGTCTTCGCGCATAGCTCAAATCTTGAGGGCACGAAAGTGGCAATCGACGCCGGTGTAGACGTTCTGGCGCACACGCCGGAGGTTACAAGTGGAATCGATGAGACGATGCTGCGGCGCATGATCGCGCAGCACATGACGATCATCCCGACGCTCAAGCTTTTTTCGCGCGACGACAATATCGCGAATATTCGCGGACTCGCTTTCCGGTATCACCAGCTTGGCGGAAGGCTGGTTTATGGCACCGACACCGGGTTTCTCCAGGATTATGACCAGAGCGAAGAATTTCGTCAGCTGGTGCAGGCCGGGCTTGGCTTTCGGGATGTGCTGGCCATGCTCACGACAGCTCCTGCGGAGCTCTTTCATCTCTCCCAGCGCGAAGGCAAGGTAATGCCAGGTATGCGCGGTGATCTGACGATCCTGTCAGAAGACCCGGCATCGGGGCGCCCGGAGGCGTTCACCACGGTGAGATATACGATCCGCGGCGGCAAGGTGATCTGGCGGTCAAATTAG
- a CDS encoding HEAT repeat domain-containing protein: protein MTVRRIASIGFLILLTTTALAETATEKAWSILNDASSNSSMEKREQAITALGLIRKDSHAEELAVKALSDGKVDVRNAAANALGAMDARESIPDLKKALKDPEISVVLSAAHALLMMKVPAAYEVYYAVLTGQRKSGQGLLADQRKMLSDPRKLATFGFETGVGFLPFGGIGMTAVKALTKDDTSPVRAAAAKILADDPDPKSGEALLTATEDKSWLVRAAALDAIARRGDRSFASKIEARMDDEKPVVQYVAAAAVLRLNEAPARHLRKKP, encoded by the coding sequence GTGACTGTTCGGCGGATCGCAAGCATCGGCTTTCTGATCCTGTTAACGACCACAGCGCTCGCGGAGACAGCGACAGAGAAAGCCTGGAGTATCCTGAACGACGCCAGCAGCAATTCCAGCATGGAGAAGCGGGAACAGGCGATTACCGCTCTGGGATTGATTCGCAAGGATTCGCATGCCGAGGAACTGGCAGTAAAAGCGCTCAGCGATGGCAAGGTAGATGTGCGGAACGCTGCCGCGAACGCACTCGGCGCCATGGACGCTCGAGAGTCGATACCGGATCTAAAGAAGGCCCTTAAAGATCCAGAGATCAGCGTGGTCCTGAGCGCTGCCCATGCATTGCTGATGATGAAAGTGCCGGCCGCTTACGAGGTCTATTATGCCGTGCTCACCGGTCAGCGCAAGAGCGGCCAGGGACTATTGGCGGATCAGAGAAAAATGCTCAGCGATCCGAGAAAGCTGGCGACGTTCGGCTTCGAGACGGGAGTCGGCTTTCTCCCTTTCGGCGGAATCGGGATGACGGCGGTCAAGGCGCTCACCAAAGACGATACGTCGCCGGTACGTGCCGCGGCCGCGAAGATCCTGGCTGACGATCCCGACCCGAAGAGCGGGGAGGCGCTGCTTACGGCCACTGAAGACAAGAGCTGGCTGGTCCGCGCTGCGGCCCTCGATGCGATCGCACGCCGCGGCGATCGGTCCTTTGCCAGCAAGATCGAAGCCCGCATGGACGATGAGAAGCCGGTGGTCCAGTACGTCGCCGCTGCGGCGGTGCTGCGATTGAACGAGGCTCCCGCGCGGCATCTCCGCAAGAAACCTTGA